In Vicinamibacteria bacterium, the following are encoded in one genomic region:
- a CDS encoding PIN domain-containing protein: MAVVSRAALICDTGALLDYLVEGSTDHERFRDAIDGARARYLPGLVLAELDYFLRDERPAMNVFMSDVARGAFTYAPPMLHQLARAMEIDRRYDELGLGLVDASVVALAEELGIRRIATRDVRHFTAVRLRDGSAFELVVHPRGPDESE, encoded by the coding sequence GTGGCCGTCGTTAGCAGGGCAGCGCTGATCTGCGACACCGGCGCGCTACTCGATTACCTCGTCGAGGGCTCTACGGACCACGAGCGGTTTCGGGACGCCATCGACGGAGCTCGAGCTCGCTATCTGCCAGGGCTGGTTCTGGCGGAGCTCGACTACTTCCTTCGCGATGAACGACCGGCAATGAACGTGTTCATGAGCGACGTGGCCCGTGGCGCATTTACTTACGCGCCACCAATGCTCCATCAGCTCGCTCGGGCCATGGAGATCGATCGGAGATACGACGAGCTCGGCCTCGGCCTCGTGGATGCCTCCGTGGTTGCGCTAGCCGAGGAGCTGGGCATTCGTCGCATCGCGACTCGAGACGTCCGTCATTTCACGGCGGTGAGACTACGCGATGGCAGCGCGTTCGAGCTGGTGGTTCACCCGCGCGGTCCGGACGAATCCGAATAG
- a CDS encoding CopG family transcriptional regulator: MALSRKKATTIALDPEADRLLTRAARERGVSRSEFIRQQLALVLEQYRRHPKPKSAGIIRSLGERGDESELFGGRR; this comes from the coding sequence ATGGCACTCTCCCGGAAGAAGGCAACCACCATCGCACTCGACCCCGAGGCCGACCGGCTTCTCACGCGCGCGGCGCGTGAGCGCGGCGTGTCGCGATCGGAGTTCATCCGGCAGCAGCTCGCGCTCGTACTCGAGCAGTACCGCCGCCATCCCAAGCCGAAAAGCGCGGGGATCATCCGCTCGCTTGGCGAGCGCGGCGACGAGAGCGAATTGTTCGGTGGCCGTCGTTAG
- a CDS encoding PQQ-dependent sugar dehydrogenase: protein MAAAVQAETDLPFNVEPVTSFDEPWALAFLPDGRMLVTEKKGNLFIVTQDGQKSRRIGGMPDVAYGGQGGLGDVALHPDFAENHRIYLSYAESGVGGETRGAAVARAVLNETGRGGELSDFEVIWRQYPKVVGYGHYGHRLLFDNAGYLWISSGDRQKFTPAQDMQANLGKIVRLHDDGSVPDDNPFVHYFDENPLVD from the coding sequence ATGGCGGCTGCGGTGCAGGCAGAAACGGATCTGCCATTCAACGTGGAGCCCGTTACTTCATTCGATGAGCCCTGGGCACTGGCTTTCCTGCCGGACGGCCGCATGCTGGTGACGGAGAAGAAAGGCAACCTCTTCATCGTCACCCAGGATGGTCAGAAGTCGCGCCGAATCGGCGGCATGCCCGACGTCGCTTACGGCGGCCAGGGCGGTCTGGGCGACGTCGCCCTGCACCCGGATTTTGCCGAGAACCACCGGATCTACCTGAGCTACGCCGAGTCCGGTGTGGGGGGCGAAACCCGGGGTGCAGCCGTTGCCCGGGCAGTTTTGAACGAGACCGGGCGCGGCGGAGAACTGTCCGACTTCGAAGTCATCTGGCGGCAGTATCCCAAGGTCGTCGGTTACGGTCATTACGGCCACCGACTTTTGTTCGATAACGCGGGATACCTGTGGATCTCGTCCGGAGACCGTCAGAAATTCACGCCGGCCCAGGACATGCAGGCGAACCTCGGCAAGATCGTGAGGCTACACGACGACGGCTCGGTTCCGGACGACAACCCCTTCGTCCATTACTTCGACGAGAACCCGCTGGTCGAC